The Leishmania major strain Friedlin complete genome, chromosome 31 genome contains a region encoding:
- a CDS encoding histone H4, which yields MAKGKRSTDAKGSQRRQKKVLRDNIRGITRGCVRRMARRGGVKRISSEVYEEVRRVLKAYVEDIVRCSTAYTEYARKKTVTACDVVTALRKQGHILYGYA from the coding sequence ATGGCCAAGGGCAAGCGCTCCACTGATGCCAAGGGCAGCCAGAGGCGCcagaagaaggtgctgcgcgacaacATCCGCGGCATCACTCGCGGCTGCGTCCGCCGCatggcgcgccgcggcggcgtgaaGCGCATCTCGAGCGAGGTGTACGAagaggtgcgccgcgtgctgaAGGCCTACGTGGAGGACattgtgcgctgcagcacggcctaCACCGAGTACGCACGCAAGAAGACCGTGACGGCGTGCGATGTTGTGAccgcgctgcgcaagcaAGGCCACATCCTGTACGGCTACGCGTAA